CGCCTTCGATCAGCCCGCAGCCGATCGCTTCCCCGCGGTCGCAGCCTCACTGGCCCGCCGCGGCGAGCCGATCGGGACGTTCGACACCCTCATCGCTTCCCATGCGCTGTCGCTGGGGTTGACGTTCGTCACCA
This region of Candidatus Rokuibacteriota bacterium genomic DNA includes:
- a CDS encoding type II toxin-antitoxin system VapC family toxin, which codes for MAVVAFDQPAADRFPAVAASLARRGEPIGTFDTLIASHALSLGLTFVTNNSKHFGRVAGLRTENWV